One window from the genome of Thermaerobacter marianensis DSM 12885 encodes:
- a CDS encoding AI-2E family transporter: MTTEPAVEPVRQSGEPPGEARGTGGAGSTGGTGGPPPPPAGPAWTTLVTLLNVLAAAGVAWLAWWVLSHFARTLTLLGLAGVLAFLLEPAVSFLERGMRSRALAALLLYLAFVALLALGVVYLAGPIKEQAQELFWAVPQYRQQVEQAVPLLQTYMEALQAYLSRYGVSLEPRDLASQFLERVAGNTNRILAGVTAVVTGVGTTLANALLVLVISIYLVVDGGGLNRQMLGYLPRRYRGPVRRAQAVALRVFGGYLRGQLLLGLIIGVAVGIGMSALGMPYPALLGVIAGVMELVPIVGAVLGAIPAILVALFQPWPAVLYVTLFFVVVQQVEGNVLVPRITGQAVGLHPLATLLALLAGYEIAGILGAILAVPVVAFVQALLREFNPPDPDDPADRAGSRRRGTRARRQHRRQGGPPASTPPAPPAGTGTPGTRPGNAPPAEPEGAAGPEETGRAPGGPSPGPGPGSSAGSGPAPRSGSEAGSGSAAGAAGSAPAAGSGPRIVITRRPA; the protein is encoded by the coding sequence TTGACGACGGAACCGGCAGTGGAACCCGTACGGCAGTCGGGCGAACCGCCCGGTGAGGCCCGGGGAACCGGCGGCGCCGGGAGCACGGGCGGGACGGGTGGGCCGCCCCCGCCGCCGGCCGGCCCGGCCTGGACGACCCTGGTCACCTTGCTGAACGTCCTGGCCGCCGCAGGGGTCGCGTGGCTGGCGTGGTGGGTCCTGTCCCACTTCGCCCGCACCCTCACCCTGCTCGGTCTCGCGGGCGTGTTGGCCTTCCTGCTGGAGCCCGCCGTCAGCTTCCTCGAGCGGGGCATGCGCAGCCGTGCCCTGGCCGCGCTGCTGCTGTATCTCGCCTTCGTCGCGCTGCTGGCCCTCGGCGTGGTCTACCTGGCCGGCCCCATCAAGGAACAGGCCCAGGAGCTCTTCTGGGCGGTACCGCAATACCGCCAGCAGGTCGAACAGGCGGTCCCCCTGCTTCAGACGTACATGGAGGCCCTGCAGGCGTACCTGTCTCGTTATGGCGTCAGCCTGGAGCCCCGGGACCTGGCCAGCCAGTTCCTCGAGCGGGTGGCCGGCAACACCAACCGGATCCTGGCCGGGGTCACCGCCGTGGTCACCGGCGTCGGGACCACGCTGGCCAACGCCCTGCTGGTGCTGGTGATCTCGATCTACCTGGTGGTCGACGGGGGCGGCCTGAACCGGCAGATGCTGGGCTACCTGCCCCGGCGCTACCGGGGGCCGGTGCGGCGGGCCCAAGCCGTCGCCTTGCGGGTGTTCGGCGGCTACCTGCGGGGGCAGTTGCTGCTCGGCCTGATCATCGGCGTGGCGGTGGGCATCGGCATGAGCGCCCTCGGGATGCCTTACCCCGCCCTGCTGGGGGTCATCGCCGGCGTCATGGAGCTCGTGCCCATCGTCGGGGCGGTCCTGGGCGCCATCCCGGCCATCCTGGTCGCCCTGTTCCAGCCCTGGCCGGCGGTGCTCTACGTCACCCTGTTCTTCGTCGTCGTCCAGCAGGTCGAGGGCAACGTCCTGGTGCCCCGCATCACCGGGCAGGCCGTGGGTCTCCACCCGCTGGCGACCCTGCTGGCGCTGCTGGCAGGGTACGAGATCGCCGGCATCCTCGGCGCCATCCTGGCCGTCCCCGTGGTCGCCTTCGTCCAGGCCCTGCTGCGGGAATTCAACCCGCCCGATCCCGACGACCCTGCGGACCGGGCCGGTTCCCGCCGCCGTGGAACCCGGGCACGGCGGCAGCACCGCCGGCAAGGTGGTCCGCCGGCGTCCACGCCCCCGGCCCCTCCGGCCGGAACCGGAACGCCGGGGACGCGCCCTGGGAACGCGCCGCCCGCGGAGCCGGAGGGCGCGGCGGGTCCGGAGGAGACCGGGCGGGCACCGGGCGGTCCTTCGCCCGGACCGGGACCGGGCTCTTCGGCCGGGTCCGGCCCCGCACCCCGGTCCGGTTCGGAAGCCGGGTCCGGCTCCGCCGCCGGGGCTGCCGGTTCCGCACCGGCCGCGGGTTCGGGCCCCCGGATCGTCATCACACGGCGGCCGGCTTGA
- the uvrA gene encoding excinuclease ABC subunit UvrA produces the protein MGQDRIVIRGARQHNLKNIDLELPRDKLIVITGLSGSGKSSLAFDTLYAEGQRRYVESLSAYARQFLGQMDKPDVDLIEGLSPAISIDQKTTTRNPRSTVGTVTEIYDYLRLLFARVGHPHCPNCGRPISQQTVEQMVDRVLELPEGTRVQVLAPLVRGRKGEHEKVFDEARRAGFVRVRIDGEIRELAELPPGFKLEKNKKHTVEVVVDRIVVRPGARPRLADSIETALGLADGLVVIDVLDGEPMLFSQHFACPECGTSLEELSPRMFSFNSPYGACPVCSGLGSRLEIDPELVIPDRRKSLADGAVVPWSRGSSNYYPQLLAAVARHFGVDWEAPLEEAGEEFVRVLLYGTPEPIRFRYENRYGRVRDRYVAFEGVVANLERRYREATTDAQREEIEQYMSAHPCPACRGARLRPESLAVTVGGKNIAEITAMSVRQLLGFLDGLELTEREATIAREVIKEIRARLHFLVDVGLDYLTLDRPAGTLSGGEAQRIRLATQIGSGLVGVLYILDEPSIGLHQRDNARLIATLQRLRDLGNTLVVVEHDQDMIEAADYIVDIGPGAGEHGGRVVVAGTLDDVLNCPESVTGQYLSGRREIPVPERRREPNGRWLVVRGAREHNLKNVDVRFPLNVLVCVTGVSGSGKSTLVNDILYRRLAQHVYGTKTRPGEHDAIEGLEYVRKVVNVDQSPIGRTPRSNPATYTGVFDFIRELFAATPEARMRGYTKGRFSFNVRGGRCEACKGDGIIKIEMHFLPDVYVPCEVCKGRRYNRETLEIKYKGKSIADVLDMTVEEALEFFAAVPRVQRKLQTLYDVGLGYIRLGQPATELSGGEAQRVKLATELSRRSDGGTVYILDEPTTGLHFADIHRLVDVLQRLVDNGDTVIVIEHNLDVVKVADWVIDLGPEGGDAGGRVVAEGPPEAIMAEPASYTGQFLRQHLERQRLRVSTGLKPAAV, from the coding sequence ATGGGACAGGATCGGATCGTCATCCGCGGGGCGCGGCAGCACAACCTGAAGAACATCGACCTGGAGCTGCCCCGGGACAAGCTGATCGTGATCACCGGCCTGAGCGGCAGCGGCAAGAGCTCCCTGGCCTTCGACACCCTGTACGCCGAGGGCCAGCGGCGCTACGTGGAATCGCTGTCCGCCTACGCCCGCCAGTTCCTCGGGCAGATGGACAAGCCGGACGTGGACCTGATCGAAGGCCTGTCGCCGGCCATCTCCATCGACCAGAAGACCACCACCCGCAACCCGCGCTCCACCGTGGGCACGGTGACGGAGATCTACGACTACCTGCGGCTGCTCTTCGCCCGGGTGGGCCATCCCCACTGCCCCAACTGCGGCCGGCCCATCAGCCAGCAGACGGTGGAGCAGATGGTCGACCGGGTGCTGGAGCTGCCCGAGGGCACCCGCGTGCAGGTGCTGGCGCCGCTGGTGCGGGGCCGCAAGGGCGAGCACGAGAAGGTGTTCGACGAGGCGCGGCGGGCCGGGTTCGTCCGGGTGCGGATCGACGGGGAGATCCGGGAGCTGGCGGAGTTGCCGCCGGGCTTCAAGCTGGAGAAGAACAAGAAGCACACCGTCGAGGTGGTGGTGGACCGCATTGTCGTCCGGCCGGGGGCCCGCCCGCGCTTGGCCGACTCCATCGAGACGGCCCTGGGGCTGGCCGACGGCCTGGTGGTCATCGACGTGCTGGACGGGGAGCCGATGCTCTTCAGCCAGCACTTCGCCTGCCCCGAGTGCGGCACCAGCCTGGAAGAACTCAGCCCGCGGATGTTCTCCTTCAACAGCCCCTACGGGGCGTGTCCCGTCTGCTCAGGCCTGGGCAGCCGGCTGGAGATCGACCCCGAGCTGGTGATCCCCGACCGGCGCAAGTCCCTGGCCGACGGGGCGGTGGTGCCCTGGAGCCGCGGCTCGTCCAACTATTACCCGCAACTGCTGGCGGCGGTGGCGCGCCACTTCGGGGTCGACTGGGAGGCGCCCCTCGAAGAGGCGGGGGAGGAGTTCGTCCGGGTCCTGCTCTACGGCACCCCCGAGCCCATCCGCTTCCGGTACGAGAACCGGTACGGGCGGGTGCGGGACCGGTACGTGGCCTTCGAGGGCGTGGTGGCCAACCTGGAGCGCCGCTACCGGGAGGCGACCACCGACGCCCAGCGGGAAGAGATCGAGCAGTACATGAGCGCCCACCCCTGCCCGGCCTGCCGGGGGGCGCGGCTGCGGCCCGAGTCCCTGGCCGTCACCGTGGGCGGCAAGAACATCGCCGAGATCACGGCCATGTCCGTGCGCCAACTGCTGGGGTTCCTGGACGGGCTGGAGCTGACGGAGCGTGAAGCCACCATCGCCCGCGAGGTGATCAAGGAGATCCGGGCGCGGCTCCACTTCCTGGTCGACGTGGGTCTGGACTACCTGACCCTGGACCGGCCGGCGGGGACGCTGTCGGGCGGCGAGGCCCAGCGGATCCGTCTGGCGACCCAGATCGGCTCGGGCCTGGTGGGCGTGCTCTACATCCTGGACGAACCCAGCATCGGGCTCCACCAGCGGGACAACGCCCGGCTGATCGCCACCCTGCAGCGGCTGCGGGACCTGGGCAACACCCTGGTGGTGGTCGAGCACGACCAGGACATGATCGAGGCGGCGGACTACATCGTGGACATCGGGCCCGGGGCGGGCGAGCACGGCGGCCGGGTGGTGGTGGCAGGGACCCTGGACGACGTGCTGAACTGCCCCGAGTCGGTCACGGGCCAGTACCTGTCGGGGCGGCGGGAGATCCCTGTACCCGAGCGGCGGCGGGAGCCCAACGGCCGCTGGCTGGTGGTGCGGGGGGCGCGGGAGCACAACCTCAAGAACGTGGACGTGCGCTTCCCTTTGAATGTTCTGGTGTGCGTGACCGGGGTGTCGGGCAGCGGCAAGTCGACCCTGGTCAACGACATCCTCTACCGCCGCCTGGCCCAGCACGTGTACGGCACCAAGACCCGGCCCGGCGAGCACGACGCCATTGAGGGCCTGGAATACGTGCGCAAGGTGGTCAACGTGGACCAGTCGCCCATCGGGCGCACGCCGCGGTCCAACCCGGCCACCTACACGGGCGTGTTCGACTTCATCCGCGAGCTGTTCGCGGCCACGCCGGAAGCCCGGATGCGGGGCTACACCAAGGGGCGGTTCAGCTTCAACGTCCGGGGCGGCCGGTGCGAGGCGTGCAAGGGCGACGGGATCATCAAGATCGAGATGCACTTCCTGCCCGACGTCTACGTGCCCTGCGAGGTCTGCAAGGGCAGGCGGTACAACCGGGAGACCCTGGAGATCAAGTACAAGGGCAAGTCCATCGCCGACGTGCTGGACATGACGGTGGAAGAGGCGCTGGAGTTCTTCGCTGCGGTGCCGCGGGTCCAGCGCAAGCTGCAGACCCTGTACGACGTGGGGCTGGGGTACATCCGGCTCGGCCAGCCCGCCACGGAGCTGTCGGGGGGCGAAGCCCAGCGGGTCAAGCTGGCCACGGAGCTCTCCCGCCGCTCCGACGGTGGCACCGTATACATCCTGGACGAGCCCACCACCGGCCTGCACTTCGCCGACATCCACCGGCTGGTGGACGTGCTCCAGCGGCTCGTGGACAACGGGGACACGGTGATCGTCATCGAGCACAACCTGGACGTGGTCAAGGTGGCCGACTGGGTCATCGACCTGGGGCCCGAGGGCGGCGACGCCGGCGGCCGGGTGGTGGCCGAGGGGCCGCCGGAGGCCATCATGGCGGAACCGGCTTCTTACACGGGCCAGTTCCTGCGCCAGCACCTGGAGCGCCAACGGCTCCGGGTTTCCACCGGCCTCAAGCCGGCCGCCGTGTGA
- the uvrB gene encoding excinuclease ABC subunit UvrB translates to MPAFKVVSEFEPRGDQPKAIAEITRAFREGARVVTLLGATGTGKTATMAWVIEQLQLPTLVIAHNKTLAGQLAAEFKQFFPHNAVEYFVSYYDYYQPEAYVPQTDTYIEKDALINDEIDKLRHSATSSLFERKDVIVVASVSCIYGLGAPEDYRDLVLSLRVGNEMPREQILRKLVDIQYTRNDVDFQRGTFRVRGDVIEIFPASMAERAIRVELFGDEIDRLTEIDALTGEVLAYRDHVAIYPASHYVTHEWKLKRAIESIERELEERLAELRAQDKLLEAQRLEQRTRYDLEMLREVGYCSGIENYSRHLTGRAPGEPPYTLLDYFPRPFLCIIDESHVTIPQLRAMYEGEMSRKDSLIDYGFRLPSARDNRPLKFDEFWEKVGQVLFVSATPGPFEREVSDVIVEQIVRPTGLLDPEIEVRPTRGQIEDLLGEIRQRVERGHRVLVTTLTKRMAEDLTDYLREMGIKVRYLHSEIDTLERMEIIRDLRLGVFDVLVGINLLREGLDLPEVSLVAILDADKEGYLRSATALIQTIGRAARNVEGKVIMYADTITDSMRQAIEETYRRRKIQEDYNRRHGITPQTVRKAVRDVIEATHAAERPPEYLAGKRLSELPRHQIPDLVKRLRKEMEQAARDLEFERAALLRDMILELEARRLGQPVSREGLRAAAPAGAGSGTAGRRRARSGRAGR, encoded by the coding sequence ATGCCTGCGTTCAAGGTGGTCTCGGAGTTCGAACCGCGGGGTGACCAGCCCAAGGCGATCGCGGAGATCACCCGTGCCTTCCGGGAAGGCGCGCGGGTCGTGACGCTGCTGGGCGCCACGGGGACGGGCAAGACGGCCACCATGGCGTGGGTCATCGAGCAGCTGCAGCTGCCCACCCTGGTCATCGCCCACAACAAGACCCTGGCCGGCCAGCTGGCCGCCGAGTTCAAGCAGTTCTTCCCCCACAACGCCGTGGAGTACTTCGTGAGCTACTACGATTACTACCAGCCCGAGGCGTACGTGCCCCAGACCGACACCTACATCGAGAAGGACGCCCTGATCAACGACGAGATCGACAAGCTGCGCCACTCGGCCACCAGCAGCCTGTTCGAGCGCAAGGACGTCATCGTGGTGGCCAGCGTATCCTGCATCTACGGCCTGGGTGCGCCGGAAGACTACCGCGACCTGGTGCTGTCGCTGCGGGTCGGCAACGAGATGCCGCGGGAGCAGATCCTGCGCAAGCTGGTGGACATCCAGTACACCCGGAACGACGTGGACTTCCAGCGCGGTACCTTCCGGGTGCGCGGGGACGTGATCGAGATCTTCCCCGCCTCCATGGCCGAGCGGGCCATTCGCGTGGAACTGTTCGGCGACGAGATCGACCGGCTGACGGAGATCGACGCCCTGACGGGCGAGGTGCTGGCCTACCGGGATCACGTGGCGATCTACCCCGCCAGCCACTACGTCACCCACGAGTGGAAGCTCAAGCGGGCCATCGAGTCCATCGAGCGGGAGCTGGAGGAACGGCTGGCGGAGCTGCGGGCGCAGGACAAGCTGCTGGAAGCCCAGCGCCTCGAGCAGCGGACCCGGTACGACCTGGAGATGCTGCGGGAAGTGGGGTACTGCAGCGGCATCGAGAACTACTCTCGGCACCTGACGGGGAGGGCGCCGGGCGAGCCGCCGTACACGCTGCTGGACTATTTCCCGCGGCCGTTCCTCTGCATCATCGACGAGTCCCACGTGACGATCCCGCAGTTGCGGGCCATGTACGAGGGGGAGATGTCCCGCAAGGACTCCCTCATCGACTACGGCTTCCGGCTGCCGTCGGCGCGGGACAACCGGCCGCTGAAGTTCGACGAGTTCTGGGAGAAGGTCGGCCAGGTGCTGTTCGTCTCCGCCACGCCGGGGCCCTTCGAGCGGGAGGTCTCCGACGTCATCGTCGAGCAGATCGTGCGGCCCACGGGGCTGCTGGATCCGGAGATCGAGGTGCGGCCCACCCGCGGGCAGATCGAGGACCTGCTGGGGGAGATCCGCCAGCGGGTGGAACGCGGCCACCGCGTGCTGGTCACCACCCTGACGAAGCGGATGGCCGAGGACCTGACGGATTATTTGCGGGAGATGGGCATCAAGGTCCGCTACCTGCACTCGGAGATCGACACGCTGGAGCGGATGGAGATCATCCGCGACCTGCGGCTGGGCGTCTTCGACGTGCTGGTGGGGATCAACCTGCTGCGCGAGGGGCTGGACCTGCCGGAGGTCTCCCTGGTGGCCATCCTGGACGCCGACAAGGAGGGCTACCTGCGCTCGGCCACGGCCCTGATCCAGACCATCGGGCGGGCCGCGCGTAACGTGGAGGGCAAGGTGATCATGTACGCCGACACCATCACCGACTCCATGCGCCAGGCCATCGAGGAGACCTACCGGCGCCGCAAGATCCAGGAAGACTACAACCGCCGCCACGGCATCACGCCGCAGACGGTGCGCAAGGCGGTGCGGGACGTCATCGAGGCGACCCACGCCGCCGAGCGGCCGCCCGAGTACCTGGCGGGGAAGCGCCTGTCGGAACTGCCCCGCCACCAGATCCCGGATCTGGTCAAGCGCCTGCGCAAGGAGATGGAGCAGGCCGCGCGGGACCTGGAGTTTGAGCGGGCGGCCCTGCTGCGCGACATGATCCTGGAACTGGAGGCCCGGCGGCTGGGCCAGCCCGTCAGCCGGGAAGGCCTGCGGGCGGCGGCGCCCGCCGGCGCGGGCAGCGGCACCGCCGGCCGGCGGCGGGCCCGGTCCGGCCGGGCCGGCAGGTGA